One Halostagnicola kamekurae DNA segment encodes these proteins:
- a CDS encoding CinA family protein encodes MNDDIDRELPMRVGDALRDAEETLAVAESCTGGLIGATITAIPGASDYFEAGLTTYAYDAKRRHLGVSREALDEHGAVSEPVALEMARGVRDVTDVTWGLSVTGVAGPTGGTDADPVGTVYVGVSYAGPWGTNTSEATVSRYEFDGDRAVIRAKTVEQALEDLIAAIDRIH; translated from the coding sequence ATGAACGACGACATCGATCGCGAGCTTCCGATGCGGGTCGGCGACGCGCTCCGAGACGCCGAGGAGACCCTCGCCGTGGCCGAATCCTGTACCGGCGGGCTGATCGGCGCGACGATCACGGCGATTCCGGGCGCCAGCGACTACTTCGAAGCCGGGCTGACGACCTACGCGTACGACGCAAAGCGCCGCCACCTCGGGGTGAGCCGCGAGGCGCTCGACGAACACGGCGCGGTCTCCGAACCCGTCGCGCTCGAGATGGCTCGAGGCGTTCGAGACGTGACCGACGTGACGTGGGGACTCTCGGTAACGGGGGTCGCCGGCCCAACCGGCGGAACCGACGCCGACCCCGTCGGGACCGTCTACGTCGGCGTCTCCTACGCCGGACCGTGGGGAACCAATACCTCGGAGGCGACCGTCTCCCGTTACGAGTTCGACGGCGATCGGGCGGTCATTCGAGCGAAAACGGTCGAACAGGCGCTCGAGGACCTGATCGCCGCGATCGATCGAATTCACTGA
- a CDS encoding metal-dependent hydrolase, giving the protein MNKKGHVLNAALLSIGLGYLLEPSGTEETFATVLMIGVPVTLGALFPDVDTAFGKHRKTLHNLPILVAFVAFPYFFENLQYVWIGILTHYVLDVAGSKRGIALFYPLWSEEFGLPVGVAVKSRMADLVTVVVTGAELVVAAIIIYRIPQLSLELGGQAIGTVLG; this is encoded by the coding sequence ATGAACAAGAAGGGACACGTTCTCAATGCGGCCCTGTTGAGCATCGGGTTGGGGTACCTGCTCGAGCCGTCGGGGACCGAAGAGACGTTCGCGACGGTTCTGATGATCGGCGTTCCCGTCACCCTCGGGGCGCTCTTTCCCGACGTCGACACCGCGTTCGGAAAACACCGAAAGACGCTGCATAACCTGCCGATTCTGGTCGCGTTCGTCGCATTCCCGTATTTCTTCGAGAACCTCCAGTACGTCTGGATCGGGATCCTCACCCACTACGTGCTCGACGTCGCCGGGAGCAAGCGCGGTATCGCGCTCTTCTATCCGCTCTGGTCCGAGGAGTTCGGACTTCCGGTCGGCGTCGCCGTCAAGAGCAGGATGGCCGATCTGGTGACCGTCGTCGTCACCGGCGCGGAACTGGTCGTCGCCGCGATCATCATCTACCGGATTCCGCAGTTGAGTCTCGAGTTGGGCGGACAGGCGATCGGAACCGTGCTTGGATAG
- a CDS encoding DUF6498-containing protein yields MQLSRDTMFGRQALLWWAVLSNALSFLGVLLWNWDVTTLVSVYWLEIGIGLFWATLKAGFAERPADYSSEMFLFGAFRYRRGGVSIPRTDLVWYLHNLPIVAIAGVGFGGAWITIGLLAIGQMPGFQEVVQPGSGTLYSVLVVGISLFVGNGWKTMSTYVSGRRYRELNAQQVLQDALWPLWTLGTVIIVVAPTVAGEITALLFLASLLVVKFAFDLVWTFYGTMLSFEEELGGSLEVDKTGTGHEWDPRPLEESRPTDSIRSHRLGVLLGGVTNGVRSLAGTLVGLFGGWVCFVLVMGADLVVLEWLAVALALLGGLGVFDHVLRHWWTRYQFDETDDLVCYGARSAGPHWRLDFDRIESLEQDSSTPDRLLGTTTLRIDLENGERTIRLPHLEKSNVQKIEETIGTSAADAKRAAIGTP; encoded by the coding sequence ATGCAGCTCTCGCGGGACACGATGTTCGGGAGGCAGGCGCTGCTCTGGTGGGCCGTGCTCTCGAACGCGCTTTCGTTCCTCGGCGTTTTGCTCTGGAACTGGGACGTTACGACGCTGGTCTCGGTCTACTGGCTCGAGATCGGAATCGGACTGTTCTGGGCGACTCTCAAAGCCGGGTTCGCCGAGCGACCCGCCGACTATTCGTCGGAGATGTTTCTGTTCGGTGCGTTCCGGTACCGAAGGGGCGGCGTTTCGATTCCGCGAACGGATCTCGTGTGGTACCTTCACAATCTTCCGATAGTCGCCATTGCAGGGGTTGGCTTTGGCGGCGCGTGGATTACTATCGGCCTGCTGGCTATCGGACAGATGCCTGGGTTTCAGGAAGTTGTCCAACCCGGATCCGGGACCCTCTACTCGGTGCTTGTCGTCGGAATCAGTCTCTTCGTCGGTAACGGCTGGAAGACGATGTCGACCTACGTGAGTGGCCGGCGGTACCGTGAGCTAAACGCACAACAAGTCCTCCAAGATGCGCTCTGGCCGCTGTGGACTCTCGGGACTGTCATTATCGTCGTCGCACCCACCGTCGCTGGGGAAATAACGGCGCTCCTTTTTCTCGCCTCGCTACTCGTCGTGAAGTTCGCGTTCGATCTCGTCTGGACATTCTACGGGACGATGCTGTCGTTCGAGGAGGAACTCGGCGGCTCGCTCGAGGTCGACAAGACCGGAACCGGTCACGAGTGGGACCCGCGCCCGCTCGAGGAATCACGTCCTACAGACTCGATTCGATCGCACAGACTCGGTGTTCTTCTCGGCGGGGTGACGAACGGCGTCCGGTCGCTGGCGGGCACGCTCGTGGGCCTGTTCGGCGGGTGGGTTTGCTTCGTTCTCGTGATGGGCGCCGACCTCGTGGTTCTCGAGTGGCTCGCGGTCGCCCTCGCATTGTTGGGCGGGCTCGGCGTCTTCGATCATGTCCTCAGGCACTGGTGGACGAGGTACCAATTCGACGAAACCGACGATCTCGTCTGCTACGGCGCGCGGTCTGCCGGGCCGCACTGGCGACTCGATTTCGATCGGATCGAGTCACTCGAGCAGGACAGTTCCACCCCGGATCGACTGCTAGGAACGACGACGCTTCGCATCGATCTCGAAAACGGGGAACGGACGATTCGACTGCCACACCTCGAGAAGAGCAACGTTCAGAAGATCGAGGAGACGATCGGCACGTCAGCGGCGGATGCGAAACGCGCCGCGATTGGTACACCCTGA
- a CDS encoding DUF7139 domain-containing protein, whose protein sequence is MTSLTEVYRGNEREVSSLRRLYAGAVLVALGAMLAVVAVFVATTDFFSSYFPHPLGPIRGAGIMAGIGVPTAFVGVFIVLPASRRVKAAAAIGTSLCTLGVAMFAYAYPYHWRGHGEQLTLHVSVVYLLGLFITVCCLFIAVVNFKTRNDPGGMLEMNVTRRGETKVVEVDNSSGGALGGVGLFGADPDGDVETQTNVDGDSKMRSAGGSGTNGAPAGPGAVPTSDGGSEPESLESPLETGDGRDAELVDTPVQPESPVEPADRYCGNCHHFEYVRTDSGMVPYCGYHDGGMKDMDPCQEWTPNQHDADSQ, encoded by the coding sequence ATGACCAGCCTGACGGAGGTCTATCGAGGAAACGAACGGGAGGTGTCGAGCCTCCGACGGCTGTACGCGGGCGCGGTGCTCGTCGCTCTCGGGGCGATGCTGGCGGTCGTCGCCGTCTTCGTCGCGACGACCGACTTTTTCTCGTCGTACTTCCCCCATCCGCTGGGGCCGATTCGCGGGGCCGGAATCATGGCCGGCATCGGCGTCCCGACCGCGTTCGTCGGCGTCTTCATCGTCTTGCCCGCCTCGCGTCGGGTCAAGGCAGCGGCCGCGATCGGGACGAGTCTCTGCACGCTCGGCGTCGCCATGTTCGCGTACGCGTATCCGTACCACTGGCGGGGACACGGCGAACAACTCACACTCCACGTTTCGGTCGTCTATCTCCTCGGTCTGTTCATCACCGTCTGTTGTCTGTTCATCGCCGTCGTCAACTTCAAGACGCGGAACGATCCAGGCGGGATGCTCGAGATGAACGTGACTCGACGGGGCGAAACGAAAGTCGTCGAGGTGGACAACTCGAGCGGCGGCGCGCTCGGCGGCGTCGGCCTCTTCGGGGCCGATCCCGACGGCGACGTCGAGACGCAGACGAACGTCGACGGCGATTCGAAGATGCGCTCGGCCGGCGGGAGTGGAACGAACGGCGCGCCAGCCGGACCGGGGGCGGTCCCGACCAGCGACGGCGGTTCGGAACCGGAATCGCTCGAGTCGCCGCTCGAGACGGGCGACGGCCGGGACGCGGAACTCGTAGACACCCCCGTCCAGCCCGAGAGCCCGGTCGAACCGGCGGACCGGTACTGCGGAAATTGCCACCACTTCGAGTACGTCCGGACCGACTCGGGCATGGTCCCCTACTGCGGCTACCACGACGGCGGGATGAAGGACATGGACCCTTGCCAGGAGTGGACGCCGAACCAACACGACGCGGACAGCCAGTAG
- a CDS encoding DUF5789 family protein gives MSDEEEEEPAVTLGERTAVDGAPLARVSSRLTWPKEKSEVDRLEGDSVVRTPDGPRELSEILADVDETYFERYQEFETHVRDVIGTGPIQTADE, from the coding sequence ATGAGCGACGAGGAGGAGGAGGAACCAGCGGTGACACTCGGCGAACGAACGGCGGTCGACGGAGCGCCCCTCGCCCGCGTGAGTTCTCGGCTCACCTGGCCCAAAGAAAAGAGCGAGGTCGACCGACTCGAGGGCGACAGCGTCGTTCGGACGCCGGACGGTCCGCGGGAACTCTCCGAGATACTCGCCGACGTGGACGAGACCTACTTCGAGCGCTACCAGGAGTTCGAAACGCACGTCAGGGACGTCATCGGGACCGGCCCCATCCAGACGGCGGACGAGTAA
- a CDS encoding CPBP family intramembrane glutamic endopeptidase, translated as MATEDATAGGWVRDQFDRLSWVQKSLLLGAILTIIWMRVVPPELGERVVVDSVLLIGGPLALGLTHGRRIGWTVDRAAIRNAVALSLFVLPFYLVGSTLPTIRSFYPMWETSAALGEFVPHAIKLFTLALAAETYYRGLLCVGVRELGYKAIFISPIVYMIHHSSKPPIEFLLSGPTDVLFGAVDYNSGSILPSVIAHGVGLVFLDWLVLHEPLFDPAPLLEAISWLPVPL; from the coding sequence GTGGCGACCGAAGACGCGACTGCCGGTGGCTGGGTTCGCGATCAGTTCGACCGCCTCTCGTGGGTCCAGAAGTCGCTGCTACTCGGCGCGATACTGACGATCATCTGGATGCGGGTCGTTCCGCCGGAGCTGGGCGAGCGCGTCGTCGTCGACAGCGTCCTGTTGATCGGCGGCCCGCTCGCGCTGGGGCTGACCCACGGCCGGCGCATCGGCTGGACCGTCGACCGAGCGGCGATCCGAAACGCCGTCGCGCTCTCGCTTTTCGTCCTGCCGTTTTATCTCGTGGGATCGACCCTCCCGACGATCCGGAGCTTCTACCCGATGTGGGAGACGTCGGCCGCCCTCGGCGAGTTCGTTCCGCACGCGATCAAACTCTTCACGCTCGCGCTCGCCGCGGAAACGTACTACCGGGGACTGCTCTGTGTTGGGGTGCGAGAGCTCGGATACAAGGCGATTTTCATCAGCCCGATCGTCTACATGATTCACCACTCCTCGAAGCCGCCGATCGAGTTCTTACTCTCCGGGCCGACGGACGTCCTCTTCGGCGCAGTCGACTACAACTCTGGGTCGATACTCCCGTCGGTCATCGCCCACGGCGTCGGTCTCGTCTTCCTCGACTGGCTGGTGTTACACGAGCCGCTTTTCGACCCGGCACCACTCCTCGAGGCCATTAGCTGGCTCCCCGTTCCGCTGTGA
- a CDS encoding DUF302 domain-containing protein — MALPIDPTAIDPEDYGEHKAVLEMDHEEAIEHTREVFEAEGFGVPAEFSPSDLLNEKVDADRDPYYVLGACNPNIADQVLDVTEKMGGLFPCNVVIWEESPGRQVVYHISIMKIARLLGIAPDDENWQDIVDETGEMVDTAYSNL, encoded by the coding sequence ATGGCGCTTCCAATCGATCCGACCGCTATCGATCCCGAAGACTACGGCGAACACAAGGCAGTCCTCGAGATGGATCACGAGGAAGCCATCGAGCACACGCGCGAGGTCTTCGAGGCGGAGGGGTTCGGTGTCCCGGCCGAGTTCTCGCCGTCGGATCTGCTCAACGAGAAAGTCGACGCCGATCGGGACCCCTACTACGTCCTCGGTGCCTGTAATCCGAATATTGCCGATCAGGTCCTCGACGTGACCGAGAAGATGGGCGGGCTCTTTCCCTGCAACGTCGTCATCTGGGAGGAATCGCCGGGACGACAGGTCGTCTACCACATCTCGATCATGAAAATCGCTCGCCTGCTCGGCATCGCCCCCGACGACGAGAACTGGCAGGACATCGTCGACGAAACGGGCGAGATGGTCGATACCGCGTACTCGAACCTCTAG
- a CDS encoding class I SAM-dependent methyltransferase, translating into MELHRNGHAWDPDAYDGSHSFVSEYGEDLLEWLDPEPGDRVLDVGCGTGQLSAEIASRGAGVVGIDTSEAMIERARSSHSNCSFVRADATEFDLDEPFDAVFSNAALHWISDQDAALESIRNALRPGGRFVAELGGAGNVRSIVDALETELRERGYEAANPWYFPSIGEYAPRLETHGFEVRSARLFDRPTELENGEEGLEDWLTMFGDSFFESVPADERDAIVAAVEDELRPTLFQDGSWVADYRRLRFAAVALEE; encoded by the coding sequence ATGGAATTACACCGAAACGGACATGCGTGGGACCCTGACGCGTACGACGGCTCACACTCGTTCGTCTCCGAGTACGGCGAAGACCTGCTCGAGTGGCTCGATCCCGAACCTGGCGACCGGGTACTCGACGTCGGTTGTGGAACGGGACAGCTATCGGCAGAGATCGCCTCCCGAGGAGCCGGTGTCGTCGGAATTGATACCTCCGAAGCGATGATCGAGCGCGCGCGGTCGTCGCATTCGAACTGTTCGTTCGTCCGTGCGGATGCGACCGAGTTTGATCTCGACGAGCCGTTCGACGCCGTCTTCTCGAACGCGGCGTTACACTGGATCAGCGACCAAGACGCCGCCCTCGAATCGATTCGAAACGCGCTCCGTCCGGGCGGCCGATTCGTGGCCGAACTCGGTGGCGCTGGCAACGTCCGATCGATCGTCGACGCGCTCGAGACGGAACTGCGCGAACGAGGCTACGAAGCCGCGAACCCATGGTACTTCCCCTCGATCGGCGAGTACGCGCCGCGACTCGAGACACACGGTTTCGAGGTTCGCTCGGCGAGGTTGTTCGACCGACCGACGGAACTCGAGAACGGCGAGGAGGGCCTCGAAGACTGGCTCACGATGTTCGGCGATTCGTTTTTCGAATCGGTTCCAGCCGACGAACGGGATGCAATCGTCGCCGCGGTCGAAGACGAACTCAGGCCGACGCTGTTTCAGGACGGCTCTTGGGTCGCAGACTATCGGCGGCTTCGGTTCGCCGCAGTCGCGCTCGAAGAGTAG
- the nreA gene encoding DNA repair protein NreA has translation MRLDDYIEELEPDEEAERRRLAKEKSYAITDHLEDFERNFEQSLSGDTLVGSTAPSIFVGRSNYPDIPIGLLSPVGDEDRAEEYVTDGAWYQQGYAIDDVLQRRTGLLNSSKSANVDSPSIASRLAPSVDDVWDGFVGVQREVAISDRPVDLEIGLDDTPDLGLDAGTDVATPRGPRANARDADLRENPHVPRAVKKTLEDDDWQAQGAMTYLYRRGFDVYEINSILSAGALGETKQRRLVPTRWSITAVDDTVGQFVRGQIRTNPSIDEVQVWANEYMGNRYWIVLAPGRWEFELVEMKAPGSIWNPDPHDAVWMASASEGYEGRTGYVEETAGAYYAARLGVLEHLESIGRQAKCLVLREVSDDYWAPVGVWQVRESVRNAFEGAPGSADANGPGGRESIAGEYGEAETFHDAVAHVAQQLPVSYQRLRRKSELAAGLQSSLDAFSSGT, from the coding sequence CGGCGGCTCGCGAAGGAGAAGTCCTACGCGATCACGGACCACCTCGAGGACTTCGAGCGGAACTTCGAACAGTCGCTTTCGGGCGATACGCTCGTCGGGTCGACGGCCCCCTCTATCTTCGTCGGGCGATCCAACTATCCGGACATCCCGATCGGTCTGCTCTCGCCCGTCGGCGACGAAGATCGGGCCGAGGAGTACGTCACCGACGGGGCGTGGTACCAGCAGGGCTACGCCATCGACGACGTCCTCCAGCGCCGAACCGGGCTGTTGAACTCGAGCAAATCCGCCAACGTCGACTCCCCGAGCATCGCGAGTCGGCTCGCGCCGTCGGTCGACGACGTCTGGGACGGCTTCGTCGGCGTCCAGCGCGAGGTGGCGATCTCGGACCGGCCGGTCGACCTCGAGATCGGACTCGACGACACGCCCGATCTCGGCCTCGACGCGGGAACCGACGTGGCGACGCCGCGGGGCCCTCGAGCCAACGCCAGAGACGCGGACTTGCGGGAGAATCCCCACGTTCCGCGAGCAGTGAAAAAGACCTTAGAGGACGACGACTGGCAGGCCCAGGGGGCGATGACCTACCTCTATCGCCGCGGGTTCGACGTCTACGAGATCAACTCGATCCTCTCGGCGGGCGCGCTGGGCGAGACCAAACAGCGCCGACTTGTCCCGACGCGGTGGTCGATCACCGCCGTCGACGACACCGTCGGCCAGTTCGTCCGCGGGCAGATTCGGACGAATCCGAGCATCGACGAGGTACAGGTTTGGGCCAACGAGTACATGGGCAATCGGTACTGGATCGTCCTCGCACCCGGCCGGTGGGAGTTCGAACTCGTCGAGATGAAAGCCCCCGGCAGCATCTGGAACCCCGACCCACACGACGCGGTCTGGATGGCGAGCGCGAGCGAGGGCTACGAGGGCCGAACCGGCTACGTCGAGGAGACCGCGGGCGCGTACTACGCCGCGCGACTCGGCGTGCTCGAGCACCTCGAGTCGATCGGCAGACAGGCCAAGTGTCTCGTGTTGCGCGAGGTCAGCGACGACTACTGGGCGCCCGTCGGCGTCTGGCAGGTCCGCGAGAGCGTCAGGAACGCCTTCGAGGGCGCGCCCGGCAGCGCCGACGCGAACGGCCCCGGCGGCCGCGAATCGATCGCCGGCGAGTACGGCGAGGCCGAAACGTTCCACGACGCGGTCGCACACGTCGCACAGCAACTGCCCGTCTCCTACCAGCGACTCCGCAGGAAATCCGAACTCGCCGCCGGGTTGCAGTCCAGTCTCGACGCCTTCTCGAGCGGGACGTAG